The Clostridium sporogenes region CATAACTTCTGCCATAGCATTTACATCTATTGGAGCTGTATCAGCTTTTTGGGTAAATAAGGAGGCTGAAGTTGACAGAAATTTTCCACAAGCATTTTTTTATGCATCTAATAAAAAAGATTATAAAAAATTAGATTTTATAGAAGGTTCTCTAAAAAAAGAAGGTTATAATTATACAAAAGTTCAAGGGCAAATTAAGTCTATAGTATATAAGAAAGATACTGTACCTATAAATATAATTAATGAAAGTACCTATAATATGTTGGCTGAATCACTTGGACAAGAAAAAATACATATTAAAAGTAATGAATCAATAGCAGGGTCACCATTAATGATTAATAAGAGAGACAATATTTTAGTAGATAATATGGATATAAAAGTTGTTACAAAGTTAAAAGAGAGGGTAATACCTGCATTATATGATGATGTATATATTGTAAAGGATGATGTATATAATAAGATTAATGGCTCGATATCTTTATTTTCTGCATTAAATGTAAAGAATTATAAAGATACTTTGAATATTTGTAAAAGCTATAAGGAGAAATTTGGAGAAGATAATCATAAGGAAAATTATATTATTTTAATGAAAGCTGATATATTAGAATCCCACAAAATTGGATATGGGGTGGTTCTGTTCTTAGCTATATTCATAGGAATAATTTTCTTTGTAACTACAGGAAGTTTCTTATATAACAAATACTATATGGATGTTAAAGAGGATAGAGTAAAGTATGAACAGTTAAATAAAATTGGGTTAACCTTTAGAGAAATAAAAAAAGTATCAACTATTGAAATCGGAGTATTATTTTTATTTCCTTATATTGTTGCAGTAATACACTCATCATTTGCATTGTCAGCATTAAAAAATGCCTTTGCAATGGATGTTAATATAGTAGCATTCTTTGTAATGGGAAGTTTCCTTATTATTCAAATAATATATTTTTTTATTATAAGAGGGAATTATTTATTAGATATAAAGAAAAGCTTAGTAAATAGAATATAAAACTTGTGTCTCCCGCAAAAATAGTGGGTACCAAAGAGATTCTTTATAGCTAAGATGAAAATCTAAGAATTCTATGATATGAGATCTTTTAAAGATTATGTAAAATTAAATGAAGAAAGGCAAATTGTTATGGATTCAATAAAGAAGGATGGTAAAGTTTATGGTTAATGATGTTTTATATAAAAAGTTATAGAAGAACATCTAGGAGATTTTGAAGAATTTTTATATGAAGTAAATAGATTTTTATAAATAATATAAAATATACCAAAAATATATTTTTTAATAAGAGTGTCTAAAGGGTAATGCAGGGATATGAGCATT contains the following coding sequences:
- a CDS encoding ABC transporter permease; its protein translation is MNFREFSTINVVRNIRAYFAYLLSSTISAALLFSFTMLVLHPNLDVTIFPMYLQKAFNITTIIAYLFLCFFIFYSVSVFIKSRFKELGILYILGASDKQIKKMIAIENVLISSLSGISGIILGVIFSKIFLVLSGKLLGYNALLFYFPFKAIIITLLAFVLMGILISIFTTFIIKEDEVLNLLKGTQKPKSEPKTSNIIAILCVVLLLGGYYLSITSTMNNIAYRIIPVTVAVIIATYLLFSQLSVFVIKILKKNREFYMNKTRVLWISTLLYRIKDNTRMFFLVTITSAIAFTSIGAVSAFWVNKEAEVDRNFPQAFFYASNKKDYKKLDFIEGSLKKEGYNYTKVQGQIKSIVYKKDTVPINIINESTYNMLAESLGQEKIHIKSNESIAGSPLMINKRDNILVDNMDIKVVTKLKERVIPALYDDVYIVKDDVYNKINGSISLFSALNVKNYKDTLNICKSYKEKFGEDNHKENYIILMKADILESHKIGYGVVLFLAIFIGIIFFVTTGSFLYNKYYMDVKEDRVKYEQLNKIGLTFREIKKVSTIEIGVLFLFPYIVAVIHSSFALSALKNAFAMDVNIVAFFVMGSFLIIQIIYFFIIRGNYLLDIKKSLVNRI